AGCACACACTTCCCTTCCATCACGGGCATGCTGGCTTCCGGACCGATATCGCCAAGGCCAAGCACCGCGGTTCCGTCTGAAATAACCGCTACAGTGTTCCATCGACCGGTAAGTTCATAGCTCTTGTTTACGTCCTTCTGTATCTCCAGACAGGGCTGTGCTACTCCCGGCGTATATGCAAGGGATAATTCCTCCTTTGTGGTCACCGACATTTTGGGCACGATCTGCTGCTTTCCGCGCCACTGATAATGTAATTTTAATGATTCCTGTGCATAGTCCATGATAAAACCTCCTAGTTTTTCAACAGTTCTGCGCCGGAAATTCCCGGCTCTGTCATGGAAAAAGGATTCAGAATGATATCGAGTTCCTCACCTGTCAATAGTTTTTCGCGAAGAAGCAATTCCCGTACCGATACGTCAGTGGAAATGGCTTCCTTTGCTATCTCTGCTGCCTTTTGATATCCGATGTGCGGAGATACGGCGGTGATAATTCCTACACTGTTTTCCACCATGGCTTGGCAGCGCTCTACATTGGCCGTAATTCCTGTAATGCAGTTGTCAACGAGCGTTCGAACCGCGTAGGTAATCGTCTCGATGGACTGAAACAGGTTATAAAAAATGATTGGTTCAAACGCATTCAGCTCAAGCTGCCCAGCTTCTGCGGCCAAGGTCACGGTGATGTCGTTACCAATGATATTAAAGGCAACCTGATTTACAACCTCAGGAATCACGGGATTGACCTTTCCAGGCATGATGCTGGAACCGTTTTGTTTCGGCGGCAGATTAATTTCTCCAAATCCGGTTCTTGGACCGGAGGACATGAGCCGCAGATCATTTGAAATTTTCGAAAGGTTCACTGCGCAAGATTTCGTCACACCGGAAACGGTAACATAACCATCGAGATTTTGAGTTGCGTCGATCAAATCACTGGCCTGCGTCAAATTCAGTCCCGTGATTTTATCTATATTCTCCACCACGCGCAGGAGGTATTGTTCATCAGCATTAAGTCCTGTACCAATGGCTGTACCGCCGAGGTTTAAGCTGCGCATTTCATCTTTTGCTGTTTCAAACCTTGCAATATCACGTTTAATCGCAGCGGCATACGCACGGAACTCCTGGCCGAGACGGATCGGCACAGCATCTTGCATTTGTGTCCTCCCCATCTTTATCACACCATCAAATTCCTCTGCTTTTGCGATGAACGCATCGTACAGGCGATATAATTCGGCTTGTGCTTTGATCATCAGCTTGAGTGAAGTAATTCTGCCGCAGGAAGGAAATACATCATTGGTGGATTGCCCGTAATTCACGTGGTCGTTGGGATTCACGAGCAGGTAATCTCCTTTGGTCCCTCCCAGAAGCTCAATGGCACGGTTGGCGATGACTTCATTTGCATTCATGTTAAGGCTTGTGCCCGCACCCCCTTGAATGGGGTCCACGATAAATTGGTCGTGCAGTTTTCCGGAAATAATCTCGTCACATGCTGTTACAATTGCATCGGTGCGCTTTTTGTCCAGTCTGCCGACCTCATAATTTGTTAAGGCGGCGGCTTTTTTGATTGCAGCGATGCTGTTCACAATCTCCTGATGCATAGTAAGCCCCGTAATGGAAAAATTTTCAGCCGCACGTAATGTCTGAACACCATAATATGCATGCTCCGGAACTTCCTTCGTACCGATGGAATCGTGTTCAAGACGGAACGTTTGATCCTGCTTATATTGTTTTGACATGGTCATTGATCCTCTCTTTCAAGTCTTTCCTCATTTGAAAACTCCCTCGCTGCAGTCGCGGAAGCCCCCTGTTTCCCTCATTATATCGTTGCCCCCTGTTAAAGACAAATATAAATAAAGATATGTAAGCCATAAACAAATATAAATATTCACATCCATAATCTTGCATTCTTCAGGTTTTCTTTTATAATATCATTATATTAATGAATTAATACGAATGGAATATTCATAACTTTCAATTTATAGTGAGGTTCCGACATGTTCACAAACAAAAAGTATGTTTACGAGGTTTATAGAGCGAAGAGCTTTTCAAAAGCGGCGGAAAAGCTTTTCATTTCCCAGCCATCACTCAGTCTAACCATAAAAAAAATCGAGGACCGTATTGGTTCTCAACTTTTTGATCGCAGTACCACACCAATCCAACTGACGGAATGCGGTGAGGAATATATCAAAGGTGCCGAAAAAATCATGGATATTGAAAACAGCTTTGAGATGTATCTCAGCGACCTGAATGATCTGAGAACGGGCAGCCTTGCCATCGGGGCCAGCAACTTCTTTACCTCCTATATCCTGCCGCCCATGATTGCCAGATTTAAGTCCCAATATCCTCTGGTAGCGGTCAATCTGATCGAGGCCGACACTGCGCGCCTCGAGAAACAGCTGTATTCTGGAGCATTGGACCTGATTATCGATAATTATCCGTTTAACGAAACCCACTATAAAAAACAGCTTTTTCATCGCGAACAAATGATTTTAGCGGTTCCGGAAACGCTCGATTTGAATAAACACGTAAGAAAATACCGACTGACTGCGGAAGATATTATGCGTGGCAAACATCTTGGCCCTGCCATGGACGCGATCCCACTTGAGCAAGCAGATGGCACACCGTTCATATTTCTGAGGTACGGCAACGATACAAGGGATCGGGCAGACAAAATTTTCTCAGAGAACAATATCAAGCCGAACATTGTGCTGGAGCTGGATCAGTTGGCAACAGCCTACCACGTTGCCTGCCATGGCATTGGGGCTACACTGGTCAGCGATACATTGGTTCGCAACATCCCGCCGGATCACCGAATGATCTATTATAAAATCGACAGCCAGTATGCAATTCGGGAGAATTATTTCTATTTCAAGATGAATAAGTATCTCACCCGAGCAATGCAGGAGTTTCTGCAGCTTGCATCCAAGCCTCGATAACCTTTTTGAGCAATCGCTTTATTGTAGAGATTTTCTTCTCTAAAAAAGCCAGCCCTTCATGAGAGGCTGGCTTTTTCAGTTTTTTTGTAAATCATTTTATATACAAGTTACAATACAAGAGAAATGTGATTCCCATTCTCTCCACTCCACTGATGTTCTTTGGTCAGACCAAGCACCATCTTGATGGACAGCTCCCCAGCCTGCTCCTCGAAGGGATTAAAGCTGGGACCGCTGTAGAAAATCGCCGCCTCGCAGGAGCCATCCAGTTCTGAGACCGAGACCGAAAACCGCAGGGGAAGCGTCTCTCCTCCCCTGCCAAGGAGCGTCTGTACGCACAATTCCTCAAACACCAACTGCAAATTGTTGATCTGCCTCTGTGAAAGAAGCTGTCTTCGTCCAAACTCCTCTATGCCGGTATTGACCTCGATAAAATCAAAGGTAGATGATTCGATTACTCGTTCGAAGGTCTTGAGCCGTTTCACGAAGGCCCTGGTGCGCTCTCTCTTAGGGCAATCAAAGATCTGCTCCGGCGGACCATCCTCGTAGATACCGCCTTCATCCATGTAAAAGACACGGGTAGACACGTCCCGGGCAAACTTCATCTCGTGGGTAACGATCATCATCGTCAGCCCCTCTCTGGCCAGAGACCGAATGACAGCCAGCACCTCGCCCACCATGGTTGGGTCCAGCGCTGAAGTAGGCTCATCGAAGAGGATGATTTCCGGCTTCATGGCTAAGGCCCGTGCAATGGCAACACGCTGTTTTTGACCTCCGGACAGTTCGTCCGGGTAATTGAGTGCTTTTTCAACGAGACCCACGGTAGTGAGCAGGCGAAGCCCTTCATCGTATGCCTGCTGTCTGGACAACTTCAACAAATCCACAGGCCCTAGCATAATGTTCTCGATCACGGTCAAGTGAGAGAACAGGTTGAAGGACTGAAAAACCATCCCCATCTTGCGCCGGACCGCGGGAATGTCTGCGCCTTTTTTTGTTATGACCTCTCCGTCCACGACGATTTCGCCGGAGGTCGGTGTCTCCAAAAGATTCAGGCACCGCAGCAGCGTCGATTTACCTGTACCAGAGGGACCAATGATGGAAATCACCTCTCCTTTTTTAATTTCCACGTTGATGTCAAAGAAAGGCGTAACATTGGGATATTCTTTTTTTAAATTCTTAATGGAAATCATTTGTCACTACTCCTTTCACAGCGCGTTTCCGCCGCTTGGGGTCCAGACTGATTTCCAGACGCGATAACAGCGCAGTCAAAATATTCGCAACCAGGAAGTAGATCACCGCCGTTGCAATCAGCGGAAAAAATGCCTCTAAGGTGCGGCTGCGGATGATGTCGCTGACCTTGGTGAGATCCTGAATCGCAATATAGCCTACGATTGAAGTCATCTTGACCATAGAAATAAACTCACCCTTGAAAACCGGCAGGAAATGCCGTGCTGCCTGGGGAAAGGTGATCTTCCAGAAGGTTCTGACCCTTGTAAAGCCCAAAGCATATGCTGCCTCGATCTGTCCCTTATCCACCGCGTCAATACCAGTACGCATCATCTCTGATACGTAAACACCAAAGTTGACTGAAAAACCGAAAATCGCTACCAAAACGGCAGAAATATCCAGCTTGCCGAAAATGATGTAGTAGAGAATCATCAGCAGTACCACGATTGGCGTTCCCTGGATGAGCCGGATAAATGCCGCTGCAAAAAGAGAGGCCAGGCGGTTTTTGCTGCGCCTTAGCATGCAGATTCCAAAGCCCAGCAGTGAGCCCAGGAGCCCCGAACAGATTGATATGAGCACCGTGACCTTCAGACCATCCAGAACTAGCTTCCAGCGGTTTTCCGTAAGAAAGGTACGTGTGAAGCTGGCCTTCAGACTGTCCCCAAAACCCTCCTTTATTTGAGCAGAAACGGTAGCAGCGGGGTCGGCGGCTTTGCGCACAACGAAGTACAGCCCGCCATCATAATAGGAATCGCTCATATCCACTGTCTTTTTCCGTTCGTCAGTGATGGACATGCAGCCTACTGCGGCATCCGCCTTGCCGCTTTGCAGCATGGGGATCAATCCTGCAAAATCGACGCCTGTGAACTCCACCTTGCGGTCGAGAATCTCACCAATCCGCAGCATCAGCTCCAAATCATAGCCCACCGACTCTCCATTCGCTCCCACATACTCCATGGGTTCTGCACTCATCTCGTGTGACACATGTAAGGTCCCGTTTGCACCGGGATAGACGAGCTTAGGCAGAACTTTGATCCTTTCATCAGCGCCGGTCCACTTTTCCTTCATTTTGTCCAGAGTGCCGTCAGCCTTCAACCGGGCAATGGCCTCGTTCACCGGAACAGTAAGAGGACTGTCCTTTTGCAGTGCCACACCATAGTGGTCCTCAACGATCTGCTCAGGCAGGATGACCAGATCCGGGTTTTGCGCCGCAACCAGTCTGGCCACCGGTTCGTCGGCAGGCATTGCTTCTACCTTGCTGTTCTTCAGCGCTGCGAGCATGTCGGCCCGCGTGTTAAAATAGCTGTAGTTCACATTGGGAATGACATTGTTGATCAGCTGATCCGCGATGGTGCCGGTCTGAGAGGCAACCACCTTTCCTGAGAGCTGGTTCAGGGCAGTATACTGAGGCTCATCTGTATCAGAACCTGTTTTGACCCCTGTATCCTCGCCTGTTTCCTGACGTACCACCAGCACCTGCGGGTTTGTGAAATAGGGTGAGGTAAACAGAAGCTTATCCGCGCGCTCAGGAGTATTGTACATGCCCATGGTCATATCAGCCTTGCTGCTGCCCATAGCGGTGATGACTGCCCCCCACTCCATATCAAGATATTCCGCTTGGTATCCCAACTCATAAAGAATTCTGTCAATGAGTTCCACATCAAGACCGGCATACTGACCGTTCATCATAAATGTGGTAGGCTCCCGGGACGATACAATGGCCACCTTAATCTTTGGTGCTCCCTCAAGTCTGGGAGTCTTTACAACAGCATAATCGGATACGTCAGGCTTGATCCAGTGGGAAATAATCTCATCCATGGTTCCATCGGCAAGATATTTGTCCACCACCGCGCTGACCTTTTGCGCCAGCTCAGGCTGGCTTTTACTGATCCCAAGACAAAGCTTTTCATCGGTCAGGGCTCCTGATCCAATTTTCAGGTTTTGATTGCTGCGGATAAAACGAAGTGCGCTGGTATAGTCCATCATGGCATAATCCAGCTTGCCCGCATCCAGTGCTGCAGTACTGTCAACATAATTCTTAAAGCTTTGACGATCCGCTTTTGGATAATGCTCCTCCGCATAAACCTCGTTGGTAGAGCCCTCCATCACACCGATGCGGGAAGCTTCCACCGGTACACGCTGCTGGTTGTTTTGGGATGCTTCGGCAGACGCTGATTTCGTCTTGGTATTGCAGCCTGCCAGAAGGCTTATGAGAATCAACAGGGTCAGAACAAGTGCAACTGCCCTGGAACATTTCAATCTCATGGTGAATCACCTTTCTTTGGAACCGTTGATTTAGGAACACGCTGATTCAATCAGTGCTCAGTTTGCTCTCACAAAGATGGATCTGATTTTTTCCAGAACATCCGCCGAATAACTGACAAAGCAGAGAGGTTCTTCAAAGTATGACGTTGAAAGGCTGATATTTTCTTCCTCTGGCTCAAAACCGTCATTGCTCCAACATCCAATCCAGAAGACAAGATCAATCTTTCCGCTCTCCAGTGCCGACAGACGAGCTGCTGCATCCATCTGCACAATTTCAAAGTTACAGCCTGTCTTCTCGGAGATTGCATTGAGGAGAGCAACATTGAAGCCCGCTGGCGTTCCGTCGGCAGCAACATAGTCCATCGGCGGCAGATCGCCGGTAACAGCTACAACGTGAGTCTCTCCGCCCTCATTCTTTACCAGTGCGTTGGAAGCAGGCTCACTGTCCGCATTGGCGATGTAGTCGGATACCAGTTGGTCAAGTGTGCCGTCTGCCTTTAAAGCTTCAATGGCTTTGTTCAGCTCTTCCATTAGTGCCGTATTATCCCCACGAGCAGCCATATGGTAATGCTGGTTTGGTCTTGAGTTATCCTTTGTCTCAATAATCAGAGAATCATCTGCGGCAGCCAGATAGGCTGCAACACTGCCGGGCAACTGTAAAAAGTCTACTCGTCCGGTGCCAAGCTCCATCAGCATGGTATTCAGGGAATCAAATCTCTTATATTCGACCTGTTTTCTTATTTCACCGTTTCCGTTGGCCTGTGTCCAATTCTTACGAGCCGATGTTTCTATGCTGTTTTGCTCCAGCAAGCCGGCAGCCAGCTTGTCTTTCTGTTCTTCTGCACCATCGGATGCTGGAGTGCTGCCTTCCGTATCACTTCCTGTTTTGCTGCTTCCGCAGGCCGAAAACATCATACAAAGAACCATAGCGATTAGGATCAAGGTTATTATTTTTTTCATTTTCATATGTCGTTCTCCTTATTTATGGAAGCGCTGATTTATTCGACACGCGTAGGCCGTTTCATCAGCGTTTGTTTTGTAAGATATAGGTTTTTTTGGGTGGCGCAATGCGTGCTTTCAAGCTCGCCCCAGGGAAATTATGATTATTTGCAGATTTCCTTGACTTTTGTCATAAATCCGCCTTTGTAAACGCTGCATAACATCATCCCCCGCTTGTAGATAGCGTCGCTGCCGTGATTTGTCGCAAGGGCGTCTGCGCGGCAGCCGCCTCCGCAAGTCAATTTATACGCACATTGGCGGCATTCCTCATTTCGTTCCGTAATATCCGAAACCTTGATTCCTACAAGTTTACGGAATTGAGAATTGGGATCTGCATAGATTTTCGACAAGGGCATTTTCGAAAGCTTCGGCAGCATCGCTTCTACAGGAGTTGACACCCAGCCGATACACGGTACAAGGGTACTGTCAGGGAGAATATAGGGACGGTTTCGGCACAGACCGCAGGATACACGCTGCTGGTTGAACGCATCCTCTTTATCGTTCTCCCAATAGGCAAATCCGCCGCCGCGGTGCCCCTTTACCAAACCCTCTATAAGGTTTAAATCAAAGGGATTACCGTCCGCTCTATAGCGTTTCAACAGTTCAAGATATTCGACACAGCAAACAGCCGGTGCAGACGGAACGCTGGAAACCGCCTCGCCAATGGGAAACACGAAACTGACCTTCCAGCTTGTCACGCCGATGTCTTTCATCAATTCATAAGTATCTAAAACGGTGTGAACACTATCTGTATGAAACTTGGAATTTACCAGCAGTGGATACCCTTCCCTGCGGATTTTTCGTAGGGAAGCGATGGCAGAGATCTCAGCGCCCGGCGTGCCGCGCAGATCGTCGTGTGTTCCCACCCCGTCAAGGCTGGAATCAAAGGTCCAGTACAAATCGCGTTTCTTCATATCGGCAAAAAAATCATCATTAAGCAGCGTGGCGTTCGTGTGAACGTGTGAAATATGTATATTTCGGTTTGAAAGCTCATCCACGAGCTCCCAGAAATAGGGTGACATCTGCGGTTCTCCGCCGGATAGCTCAACCTCCATCACGCCCGCCTCTTCAAACTGGGCAATTAAATCAAATAGCTGATCTTTCGTCAGGTCTTGATATTGATTTCTCCCCCCCGACATGTAGCAGTGCTTGCATCGCAGATTGCAGTCACCGGTGATGCTCCAAATCACACTATGGATATGTCCATTGGGGTATTTTCGAAATTTTTGAAGCTCCATGATCTCTGAGGGTGATTCCGCAGCGGATATCACGCCGCCGTCCAGCATAGACCGTAGGATTTTGGCAATTTTTTCGTCGCCATCATCGATGTCCTTACCGAACTCGGTCATACCGTCACAGCACAAAAGCACCGCAAATTCTTCCCGAGACAGCAAGCGAGGCGTCAGTGCATGAGGGCTTGTGAGGCAAAATGGCAGGCCGTCCCAGCCGCGCAGACGATATGGCTTGCAAAGCTTATAAAACATTACCGTTACCCCTTAGCCCCCGATACTCATCTCCCACGAATGTCCGCAGCGATTGCATGTGTACGTTAAGTTTATGCAGGTCAGATCCTCCGATCCGCATTTGTAACACGTCTCCTTCAGGCAATTTCCACCGCCGCTGACGATATCAAGCGCCTCGTCAGGAAGTGCGGTCTTGCCGTCGATGTAGTCCTGTGCTTCTTGTTCGGTGATCTCCTTGCCGAGCTTTTCCTTGGCAAGTGCGATTATTTTTTCTTTTGTCATAGTCATTCCCTCCAATTATGTAATAAGTCGTTTAGATTTTTTAGCAACTCTTTATAACGTTTCAACGCGGAGCTCTTCTTATAGCCTCACCTTGATCTGATTGATACCATCGTGGTAAGCGAAGGACATATCTTTTGCTACATTCCTTAAAATGGTGACTCCCAGGTGCGTCTCGTCATCCTCATCGGTTGAGAATGGATCATACTTACTGCCGCTGCAGATCAGCTCCAGCAGGATGGATTTGTCCGCTTCGCTGTAACTGATATTCACTTCCAGCTTTACTTCGGCTTCCTCTGAAACCGCACCGGAAAGCATTTCAAAAACCAATTCCTCGGCGCAAAGTTGGAGCCGATAAGCAAATTTATCTCCGATCCCATACTTTTCTGCAAACCCCTGAATCCCTCCCTGAAGCTGCATCAGGTCGAAATCACGCCGGTCGATTTTCTGGGAGAAGTATTTCATTTTTTGAATAAAGGCTTTGGTCTTCGGCTTTTGGGGCCGGTCGAAAATCTCTTCCGGGGTACCCTGCTCGTAAATCCCTCCTTCATCAAGGTAGAGAATCCGTGTCCCCACCTCCCTGGCAAAGGCCATCTCGTGGGTTACAATCAGCATGGTCATACCGCGCTTGGCCAGCATTCGCATCGTAGCAAGTACCTCGCCCACCATGGTTGGGTCCAGCGCACTGGTGGGTTCGTCAAAGAGCATAATCTTCGGCTCCATGGCAAGGCACCTGGCAATAGCGATCCTCTGTTTTTGACCGCCGGAGAGAACCCCCGGCATTGCGTGCTTTCGGCTCTCCAAACTTACCATCTTCAACAGCTCTGCGGCTTTTTCTTCTGCCTCAGCCCTGGACATCCCCCGCAAGCGGGTGGGAGCCAGCGTCAGATTGTCCAGTACATCCATGTGCTGGAATAGATGAAATCCCTGATAGACCATGCCCATTTTCTGTCTGATGCGGTTCACATCGGCGCCCCGGGCGGTTATTTCATCTCCATCAATGAGGATGCGTCCTGCATCCGGCTTTTCAAGCAGATCAAGGGAGCGCAGAAGCACACTTTTGCCGCACCCAGAGCCGCCGATGATAACAATGCGTTCTCCTTCCTCAACCGTAAGCGAGACATCCCTCAAAACTTCAAGCGAACCGAAGGATTTGAAAAGGTGCTCCACTTGAATGATACTCATCGCGATCTCCTCCCTTCGGCTCTTTTCTCAGAAATCCTTTCTGCCAGAGCAAAGATTCCGTAACAAAGATAGGCAAGTGCTAAATACAGAAGCATCCCCACCAGAATCATGAACAGCGGCTGCATCGTACGGCTGCCGATGTTGTTGATAACACGGGTCAGATCAGTAATGGTCACATAGCCAACCACACTGGTCCATTGGATCAGATTTACCAGTGCGGATTGATAGGTGGGCTTTGCAATGGTTACAGCCTGTGGCAGAGAAATGATCAGAAAAGCCTGCCAACCGGAAAACCCCAGCGTCCTGGCTGCCTCAGCCTGCATCTTGTCGGTAGCGGTCAGTGCAGCCCGAAAACACTCTGCCGTGTGGGCAGAGACATTCAGAGAAAAGGCCGCAACCGCAATAAGAGGCGCTGACAGCTCGCTTCTGGCAAAGATTACGTAGTACATCAGCATCAACAGCAGCAGTACCGGGCTGCCCCTCAGAACGGCGATATATAGCGCCGCAGCACTCCTTAGCAGCCTGTTTTTACACATTCTTGCAGCGCATATCAAGGCCCCAAGCGCCGTACCCATTAGGATGGACAGCAGCGAAATCTCCACGGTAACCCACAGGCCTTTCCAAAGAGTGAGATAGGAGCCGCCGGCAATCAGTGTTTTATAAAAAATGTCATAAAAGGACATGGGATCACCCCCTTTCATAGTATTAGAACTACCCTTATTCTCCGCCCTTTTTCAGCAGTCCAAAGCGGCTCAGAATATCTTCATACGGGTAATCCTTAATAATGGCAGCGCCGTAGGATTTGTGGTAGGGTTGGGTTATAGACACACCCTTGCCATTTGCGTCCTCAGCAGAATCATCAACCATCATCCAGAATACCACGTCAATTTTTTTGCTTACAAGTGCTGTAAGGCGGGCGTCCACTTCTACCGTAGTCAGTTCAATATTCATACCCAGCCGCTCTCCCAGCGCATTTGCAAAGGCTACATTGAACCCTGCCGGGATACCGTCTGCGGAAACATAATCGAATGGCGGCAGGCTGCCTGTCAGGCCGATACGAACCGTTGGAGCGCCTTCTATTTTTACAGGAGCTGCGGCTTTCTCTGAAAGTCCCTCTGCGGAATAAATGTATTGATCTTCCAGTGCAGAAAGCGTACCGTCCTCACGCAGCGAGGAAATAGCACTGTCCAGCTTCTCTCCCAACACAGAATCCTCTTCCCGCGCCGCCATTGCGTAGGAATAGATAACACTGGCGTCTACTACCACCGTCAAATCAGTGTTCTCCCCCTGCATGTATTTCGCGGTATCATAGGGCAAATATGCCCAATCGATTTTGCCTCCGTTCAGCGCAAGCTGCAACTCGGAAAGAGAGGGATAGCTTTGGCGGGTATACTCCCCGAAGGAAAGCGAAGGATAGGGAGGTTCCATGCAAAAGGACATCCGTTGTTCTTTTTCAAAATCCAGCATCGACAGATACCCCTGCACGGGAACGGTTTGCTCCTGGCCCTGATCGTTGTTTGGTGATTGCACAGCCGCTGCCTTCCCTCCGCAGCCGGCAAACGTCAACAGCATAACTACTGCAAGAAATAAGACCATTCCTGTTCTTGTCTTTGTTTTGTTTGTTCCTTCTCTCATTTTGATCTCCTTACTGTTTTCATTAATTTTCCGATTTCGTTTTCTTTACTGTTTTATTGTTTTTCTCCTTTTGTTTTCCTCATGGGTTTTGTTGTTTTTCGCATTTCGTTTTCCTTACAGTTTTATTGTTTCATCCGTTTCCTTGACGAGAAGCCCGTATCGCTGCGCGATGTCCTCCCAGGAATAATGCAAAGTTAACGCAGCGCCAAAATCACGGAAATAGGATTGGGTGACACAAACGCCATCAAAGGCTTCTGCTTCACCTCCAAAGCTCTGCTGCCAGAATAGTACATCCACCATACCGCTTGAAAGTGCCGTCAGCCGCGCCTCTGCGGTAACGCTTACCAGCTGGATATTGACCCCAAGCCTTTCCCCTATAGCGGCGCATAGCGCTACATTGAATCCTTCCGGGTTACCGTCAGAGGCAATATAATCCATTGGAGGAAAATCACCGGTGACACCGATTTTAATGGTTTTGGTTCCGGAATCGTCGGGCATTTTGATCACGCCGACAGAGCGCTCTCCCCCGCTATACAGATATTGCTTCGTCAAGGTGTCAAGAGAACCGTCAGTTCGCATTTCACCGATGGCACCGTCAATCTCCTGACAGAGTTTCGCATCTGTATCTCTGGTGAGCATTGAATAATAATAGAGGAGCGAAGCATCCACCATCAATGTCATCTCCGTATTCCGGTATTGTATGTACCTGGCAGTCTGATAGGGGACATACATCCAGTCCGCTTTCCCCGAATTGACTGCCAACAACATTTCAGACAGGGATAAGTACTCCACTTCATTAACCTCTCCCATTTTCAGGGAATGGTACAGGGAGGTGTCATACAACGAGTCGCAACTTTCTTGTTCTGCCGCATTTCCGCAAAGAGATGCTTCCGTGGGAATGTTACCCTTTAGCCCCTGTACGGGAGCCTGCGTTGGCGGACTGTTGCAGGCTGTCAAAGTCGAGAGCAGCGATAGGGCGATCACACATAGTAAGAATCGTTTCATAATAAACTCCTCCTGCGTTTACTGGGTAGGTAGTACAGTGTTACATGAATCATTTTTTTGGCGGGCAGTACCGCTATATGTTCATTTTTTAGGCAGACAATACAATGTTTCATGGTTCTGTACCGGGTCAGATTCTTCAGGAACCAGCGTTTTTCCCAGATTGTCTAAGTAGAGAGCATATCCGTCGTCACAAACCCAGGTAAAGGCTTCCCCCTTGGGAATTTCCGCAGTCCGTGTACTGCCATCCTCCATCTGAACG
This genomic window from Clostridiales bacterium contains:
- a CDS encoding aspartate ammonia-lyase, whose product is MSKQYKQDQTFRLEHDSIGTKEVPEHAYYGVQTLRAAENFSITGLTMHQEIVNSIAAIKKAAALTNYEVGRLDKKRTDAIVTACDEIISGKLHDQFIVDPIQGGAGTSLNMNANEVIANRAIELLGGTKGDYLLVNPNDHVNYGQSTNDVFPSCGRITSLKLMIKAQAELYRLYDAFIAKAEEFDGVIKMGRTQMQDAVPIRLGQEFRAYAAAIKRDIARFETAKDEMRSLNLGGTAIGTGLNADEQYLLRVVENIDKITGLNLTQASDLIDATQNLDGYVTVSGVTKSCAVNLSKISNDLRLMSSGPRTGFGEINLPPKQNGSSIMPGKVNPVIPEVVNQVAFNIIGNDITVTLAAEAGQLELNAFEPIIFYNLFQSIETITYAVRTLVDNCITGITANVERCQAMVENSVGIITAVSPHIGYQKAAEIAKEAISTDVSVRELLLREKLLTGEELDIILNPFSMTEPGISGAELLKN
- a CDS encoding LysR family transcriptional regulator → MFTNKKYVYEVYRAKSFSKAAEKLFISQPSLSLTIKKIEDRIGSQLFDRSTTPIQLTECGEEYIKGAEKIMDIENSFEMYLSDLNDLRTGSLAIGASNFFTSYILPPMIARFKSQYPLVAVNLIEADTARLEKQLYSGALDLIIDNYPFNETHYKKQLFHREQMILAVPETLDLNKHVRKYRLTAEDIMRGKHLGPAMDAIPLEQADGTPFIFLRYGNDTRDRADKIFSENNIKPNIVLELDQLATAYHVACHGIGATLVSDTLVRNIPPDHRMIYYKIDSQYAIRENYFYFKMNKYLTRAMQEFLQLASKPR
- a CDS encoding ATP-binding cassette domain-containing protein, yielding MISIKNLKKEYPNVTPFFDINVEIKKGEVISIIGPSGTGKSTLLRCLNLLETPTSGEIVVDGEVITKKGADIPAVRRKMGMVFQSFNLFSHLTVIENIMLGPVDLLKLSRQQAYDEGLRLLTTVGLVEKALNYPDELSGGQKQRVAIARALAMKPEIILFDEPTSALDPTMVGEVLAVIRSLAREGLTMMIVTHEMKFARDVSTRVFYMDEGGIYEDGPPEQIFDCPKRERTRAFVKRLKTFERVIESSTFDFIEVNTGIEEFGRRQLLSQRQINNLQLVFEELCVQTLLGRGGETLPLRFSVSVSELDGSCEAAIFYSGPSFNPFEEQAGELSIKMVLGLTKEHQWSGENGNHISLVL
- a CDS encoding ABC transporter permease subunit (The N-terminal region of this protein, as described by TIGR01726, is a three transmembrane segment that identifies a subfamily of ABC transporter permease subunits, which specificities that include histidine, arginine, glutamine, glutamate, L-cystine (sic), the opines (in Agrobacterium) octopine and nopaline, etc.), translated to MRLKCSRAVALVLTLLILISLLAGCNTKTKSASAEASQNNQQRVPVEASRIGVMEGSTNEVYAEEHYPKADRQSFKNYVDSTAALDAGKLDYAMMDYTSALRFIRSNQNLKIGSGALTDEKLCLGISKSQPELAQKVSAVVDKYLADGTMDEIISHWIKPDVSDYAVVKTPRLEGAPKIKVAIVSSREPTTFMMNGQYAGLDVELIDRILYELGYQAEYLDMEWGAVITAMGSSKADMTMGMYNTPERADKLLFTSPYFTNPQVLVVRQETGEDTGVKTGSDTDEPQYTALNQLSGKVVASQTGTIADQLINNVIPNVNYSYFNTRADMLAALKNSKVEAMPADEPVARLVAAQNPDLVILPEQIVEDHYGVALQKDSPLTVPVNEAIARLKADGTLDKMKEKWTGADERIKVLPKLVYPGANGTLHVSHEMSAEPMEYVGANGESVGYDLELMLRIGEILDRKVEFTGVDFAGLIPMLQSGKADAAVGCMSITDERKKTVDMSDSYYDGGLYFVVRKAADPAATVSAQIKEGFGDSLKASFTRTFLTENRWKLVLDGLKVTVLISICSGLLGSLLGFGICMLRRSKNRLASLFAAAFIRLIQGTPIVVLLMILYYIIFGKLDISAVLVAIFGFSVNFGVYVSEMMRTGIDAVDKGQIEAAYALGFTRVRTFWKITFPQAARHFLPVFKGEFISMVKMTSIVGYIAIQDLTKVSDIIRSRTLEAFFPLIATAVIYFLVANILTALLSRLEISLDPKRRKRAVKGVVTNDFH
- a CDS encoding amino acid ABC transporter substrate-binding protein, whose amino-acid sequence is MKMKKIITLILIAMVLCMMFSACGSSKTGSDTEGSTPASDGAEEQKDKLAAGLLEQNSIETSARKNWTQANGNGEIRKQVEYKRFDSLNTMLMELGTGRVDFLQLPGSVAAYLAAADDSLIIETKDNSRPNQHYHMAARGDNTALMEELNKAIEALKADGTLDQLVSDYIANADSEPASNALVKNEGGETHVVAVTGDLPPMDYVAADGTPAGFNVALLNAISEKTGCNFEIVQMDAAARLSALESGKIDLVFWIGCWSNDGFEPEEENISLSTSYFEEPLCFVSYSADVLEKIRSIFVRAN